One genomic region from Rhabdothermincola sediminis encodes:
- a CDS encoding DUF2304 domain-containing protein translates to MPPLLAQIAPGGLSRTAHVFIGVGTLITIVFIVRLLRRRQLRSKYALLWTAAGSALALLALFPGLLDRVSRWVGIDYPPALFLLIATGFLFLTSVEFSREVSRLDERTRALAEEIAMLRAQRGPVTTDDPPEQR, encoded by the coding sequence ATGCCGCCGCTGCTCGCCCAGATCGCGCCGGGCGGATTGTCCAGGACCGCCCACGTCTTCATCGGCGTGGGCACGCTGATCACGATCGTGTTCATCGTCCGGCTCCTCCGGCGCCGGCAGCTCCGCAGCAAGTACGCCCTGCTCTGGACAGCTGCCGGTTCCGCGCTCGCCCTGCTCGCCCTGTTCCCCGGGCTGCTCGACCGGGTGTCCCGCTGGGTGGGGATCGACTACCCGCCCGCACTGTTCCTGCTGATCGCGACCGGGTTCCTCTTCCTGACCAGCGTGGAGTTCTCGCGCGAGGTGAGCCGGCTCGACGAGCGCACCCGCGCCCTGGCGGAGGAGATCGCCATGTTGCGGGCGCAGCGTGGCCCCGTGACGACGGACGATCCTCCCGAGCAGCGTTGA